The following coding sequences are from one Alosa alosa isolate M-15738 ecotype Scorff River chromosome 13, AALO_Geno_1.1, whole genome shotgun sequence window:
- the tmem79b gene encoding transmembrane protein 79 yields the protein MTDVLQTNLGLAEKESPEATAVPQTPGFPAEGNEKLKEAEKGLETSPEGEVMSFASMEPSTLQWPAEKDALNKAGRPLSQESQRVSGEGKEMDDERASIQSECLSLRGGESTTESERELRMREKIKSADGWLEKKNEREAELEFRAELELRAQQKGCHMEIEMDEVNSMPEEAARVFRPNMHHSSIVPESPRDWDDEDKSPFIGSHGGPVNEYYNDWEPQESPKLGCVGSGRDVLKAAISMFSGAVIFPFLVWGGYVFLPFDAPFLETAPLRLVYTLRCSVFGVVPIVLGLFVLGISRIRFGALRPQFESQTEVKEVAVHRRFVDESVSLFLLYFVQLAVLAAYLNHDLLKLVPLLTILFAIGRLCYWVAATMGSSLRGFGFTLSFLPMVTMMVANMYFIFVLDAEGNLFAQEARSSHDSPSTYRQRFWG from the exons ATGACAGATGTCCTACAAACAAATCTGGGGCTGGCTGAGAAAGAGTCCCCAGAAGCAACAGCAGTGCCCCAAACGCCAGGATTCCCAGCAGAAGGAAATGAGAAGCTGAAGGAGGCCGAGAAAGGCCTGGAGACGTCTCCCGAAGGAGAAGTCATGAGTTTTGCAAGCATGGAGCCCAGTACCTTACAGTGGCCTGCAGAGAAGGATGCTCTCAACAAGGCTGGGAGGCCATTGTCTCAGGAGAGCCAGCGTGTGAGCggagaagggaaggagatggaCGACGAGCGAGCCAGCATACAGTCCGAGTGCCTGTCGCTCAGGGGAGGGGAGAGCACAACGGAGAGCGAGCGGGAGCTCAGGATGCGGGAGAAGATAAAGTCCGCGGACGGATGGCTGGAGAAGAAGAACGAGAGGGAGGCAGAATTGGAGTTTAGGGCAGAATTGGAGTTGAGGGCACAACAAAAAGGATGTCACATGGAGATCGAGATGGACGAGGTCAACTCCATGCCAGAAGAGGCAGCACGGGTTTTTAGACCAAACATGCACCACTCTTCTATTGTACCCGAGTCCCCCAGAGATTGGGATGATGAGGATAAGAGCCCTTTCATAGGATCTCATGGTGGTCCAGTGAATGAATATTACAATGACTGGGAACCACAAGAATCACCAAAAT TGGGATGTGTTGGCAGCGGTCGTGATGTACTGAAAGCCGCCATCTCCATGTTCTCGGGTGCTGTGAtcttcccttttctggtttgggGGGGATACGTCTTCCTTCCATTCGATGCCCCTTTCCTTGAAACTGCACCCTTGCGGCTGGTCTACACACTGCGATGCTCTGTGTTTGGTGTGGTGCCCATTGTGCTGG gaCTGTTTGTGTTAGGGATATCCCGTATACGTTTTGGTGCCTTACGTCCCCAGTTTGAGAGTCAGACAGAAGTGAAGGAAGTGGCCGTTCACCGCCGTTTTGTGGATGAATCTGTCTCCTTGTTCCTGCTGTACTTCGTTCAGCTGGCTGTGTTGGCTGCTTATCTGAACCACGACTTACTTAAGCTAGTGCCTCTGTTGACCATCCTTTTTGCCATTGGCAG GCTTTGCTACTGGGTTGCCGCAACCATGGGCAGTAGCCTTAGAGGGTTTGGCTTCACCCTGTCTTTCCTGCCCATGGTCACTATGATGGTGGCGAACATGTACTTCATCTTTGTGCTTGATGCTGAAGGGAACCTGTTTGCCCAAGAGGCCCGTTCTTCCCATGACTCCCCTTCCACCTATCGGCAGAGATTCTGGGGTTGA
- the LOC125306571 gene encoding T-complex protein 1 subunit gamma produces the protein MMGRPVLVLSQNMKRESGRKVQAGNINAAKTIADVIRTCLGPRAMMKMLLDPMGGIVMTNDGNAILREIQVQHPAAKSMIEISRTQDEEVGDGTTSVIILAGEMLSVAEHFLEQQMHPTIVISAYRQALDDMLNMLKDLSTPVDVNNREMMLKIINSAINTKALSRWSDMACNIALDAVRTVELEDGGRKEIDIKKYAKVEKVPGGFIEESCVLRGVMVNKDVTHPRMRRLIKNPRILLLDCSLEYKKGESQTDIEITREEDFARILQMEEEYIQQICEEIIRLKPDLIFTEKGISDLAQHYLVKANITAIRRVRKTDNHRIARACGARIASRTDEIREEDVGTGAGLFEVKKIGDEYFTFVTECKDPKACTILLRGASKEILAEVERNLQDAMQVCRNVLLEPYLLPGGGAVEMAVSKRLTERSRAMTGIEQWPYRAVAQALEVIPRTLIQNCGASTIRVLTSLRAKHTQEGCVSWGVNGETGILTDMNELGILEPLAVKAQVYKTAVETAILLLRIDDIVSGHKKKKDGDDMRGPE, from the exons ATGATGGGACGACCGGTTCTCGTGTTAA GTCAAAATATGAAGCGAGAGTCTGGACGGAAAGTCCAGGCAGGAAACATCAACGCAGCTAAG ACAATAGCTGACGTCATCAGGACGTGTTTGGGTCCAAGAGCTATGATGAAG atgcttttggaTCCCATGGGTGGCATAGTCATGACCAATGATGGTAATGCTATTCTCAGAGAG ATTCAAGTACAGCACCCGGCAGCCAAGTCTATGATTGAGATCAGTCGTACCCAGGATGAGGAGGTGGGAGATGGTACTACCTCTGTAATCATTCTTG CTGGTGAGATGCTCTCTGTTGCCGAGCATTTCCTGGAGCAGCAGATGCATCCCACAATAGTAATCAGTGCCTATAGACAAGCCCTGGATGATATGCTCAACATGCTCAAAGACCTCAG CACACCAGTGGATGTGAACAACCGGGAAATGATGCTGAAGATCatcaactctgccatcaacaCAAAAGCACTGAGCCGCTGGTCTGATATGGCCTGCAACATTGCCTTGGACGCCGTACGCACTGTTGAGCTGGAGGATGGGGGCCGCAAAGAAATTGACATCAAGAAGTATGCCAAAGTGGAGAAG GTCCCAGGGGGATTCATCGAGGAATCCTGTGTGCTGAGAGGAGTGATGGTGAATAAGGACGTCACGCACCCTCGCATGCGTCGCCTCATCAAAAacccccgcatccttcttctcgACTGTTCTTTGGAGTACAAAAAGGGAGAGAGCCAG ACTGATATTGAAATCACACGTGAGGAGGACTTTGCCCGCATTCTGCAGATGGAGGAAGAGTACATCCAGCAGATCTGTGAAGAAATCATTCGTCTTAAACCCGACCTGATCTTCACAGAAAAGGGCATTTCTG ACCTGGCTCAGCACTACCTGGTGAAGGCCAACATCACAGCTATCCGCCGTGTGAGGAAGACCGACAACCACCGTATTGCCAG AGCGTGTGGAGCTCGCATTGCCAGCCGGACAGATGAAATCCGTGAGGAGGATGTGGGAACGGGAGCTGGGCTCTTTGAGGTGAAGAAGATCGGAGATGAGTACTTCACCTTCGTCACTGAGTGCAAAGACCCCAAAGCCTGTACCATCCTGCTCAGAGGAGCCAGTAAGGAAATCCTTGCG GAAGTGGAACGGAACCTGCAGGATGCCATGCAGGTGTGCAGGAATGTGCTGCTGGAGCCCTACCTGCTGCCGGGCGGTGGAGCTGTGGAGATGGCCGTGTCCAAGCGACTGACGGAGCGCTCTCGGGCCATGACCGGGATAGAGCAGTGGCCTTACCGTGCTGTGGCCCAGGCCCTGGAGGTCATTCCCCGCACACTCATCCAGAACTGCGGAGCCAGCACCATCAGAGTGCTCACCTCACTCAGG GCGAAGCACACCCAGGAGGGCTGTGTATCATGGGGAGTGAATGGTGAGACGGGCATCCTCACCGACATGAACGAGCTGGGAATCTTGGAACCACTGGCAGTGAAGGCTCAAGTCTACAAGACCGCTGTGGAG ACGGCCATCTTGTTGCTGCGCATCGATGACATTGTGTCAGGgcacaagaagaagaaggacgGGGATGATATGAGAGGCCCAGAATAG